The DNA segment GAAGGCACTCAAGTCTGCTCCCTCCACCGCGCGAACCGTATGGATGTAGTCCGCCGTCCAGCCCACGCCCAGCAGGTCGCCCCAGATCAGCCCGGCGGGAATGCGGGCGTCCTGCGCCCAGGCACACACGCCCGCCACCGTCTGCGGCATGACCCAGGGGCAGGCAAGAGCGTCCAGCACATGCACGGCCTCGCGCAAACGGTACGCGCCGCGCGGTTCAGTTGCGCCCACCACCAGACCCACCACCAGTTCGCCTCGCCAGGGAATTAGCACCCGGCAACCCGTGGGCACCTCACCCACCCAGCCGTGTGGAGCGCTGAAATCCTGCGCTGGCACGGGCAGATTCACCACCACCAGCCACGGTTGCGGGATGGAAGCGGCGGAGGCAGTCACATCCCGCAGGCTAGCGCGGCGCGGCATTGGGCAAGAGTGAGCGAGTGGACTGACAGCCCAGGTCCCAGCATTGCTTTCTCAGCAACTCTGGGCATGGACATAGCGTAATGGAAGCGTGAAATCCCCACGCACCCGCACCGTCAAGGGCACCCCAAAACAAGGCTCCGGCCTGAGCAAACTGCTGATCTACGCGCCCATCGCCCTGGAACTCCTGAGCCTGATCCGTCGCAGCCAGAAAAAGAAGCGTGGCAAGTACGTCAAGGCACGCAAACGGGACCGCGCGCTGGATTTCCTGCTAGGTCAGGCACGGCGTACGGTAGGCAGCGGGAAACGGGGGCGGCGGTAAGGCAGCGGGCAAGCTCGCCTCATTTCCTTCTCTACCTTGACTCCTACAAAACCCGGAACGCCAGAAAGCCCGCCCCGATCCCCAGCAGAATGCCCATCAGCACCTCTAGATAGGTATGGCCCAGCAGCACGCGCACGGGCAGAGGCGCAAAGCCTGCACGCACCACGTCCTTCAGTTCACTGATCAGCTCGTTGAGAAGTGCGCCCTGCTGGCCGCTGGAGTGGCGAACCCCGGTGGCGTCATACATGACGATCAGGGCAAACACGGAGCTGATGGCGAAGATCGCGCTGCCCACGCCTTCAGACAGCCCGACGCCAGTGGTCAGGGCCGCCACCATCGCGCTGTGGCTGCTGGGCATGCCGCCCGTTTCCATGAAGGCGGTGGGCCGCCAGCGCCGCGTGATCAGCAGGATCAGAAAGACCTTGACCAGTTGAGCCGCTGTGGAGGCCAGAATGGCGGTCCAGAGCCAGCGGTTGCTCAGCAGCTCAGCGAACGAGTTCACCAACAACCCCCGAATTAGTTTGTACAGCGTCAGTTTGTGCGGCGTTAATTGATGCAGCGGTAGGATGCGCGGCGTGTTGCAGTTCGGCAGCCCGCACAGTATTCGCCAGCAACTGAGCCACCGTCATGGGGCCGACACCGCCCGGCACCGGGGTCAGCGCCCCGGCCACCGCCGCCACGTCTGGATGAACGTCGCCTACCAGATGGCCCCTGCCCTCGGCATTCAGCACGCGGTTGATTCCCACGTCGATGACGGTTGCGCCGGGTTTGACCATGTCCGGCGTGATCAGGGCCGGGTGTCCAGCGGCAGCGACCAGAATGTCGGCCTCGCGGGTCACTCCCCCCAGATCGCGGGTGCGGCTGTGGGCCACGGTGACGGTGGCGTCGTCGTTCAGCAGCAGCGCGGCCAGTGGGCGGCCCACCAGATGGCTGCGGCCCACGATCACGGCCCGCGCGCCCGCCACCGGAATCCCGTAATGCTCTAGCAGGTACATGATCCCGGCAGGCGTGCAGGGCGTCAGCGCCGGGCGGCCCGCCCACAGCTCACCCACATTGAGGGGATGAAAGCCGTCCACGTCCTTGCGCGGATCGATGGCGTGCAGCACGGCGGCCTCGGCAATCTGCGCGGGCAACGGCAACTGCACCAGAATGCCGTTCACGTCGGCGTCGCGGTTGAGGGTGTCGATCAGCGCCAGCAATTCGGCCTGGGAAGTGGTTTCTGGCAGCGCGTGGACCGTACTCCGCAGGCCCACCTGCTCAGCCTTGCGCGATTTGCCGCGCACGTAGCTGGCGCTGGCGGGATCGTCGCCTACACGCACGATCACCAGATTGGGGGAAACAGGCAGCCGGGAGGCCCGCACCGCCGCATCCGCCAGCAGCGCCGCCGCGACGGGTGGCCCGGCCAGCACCCGTGCGCTCATTCGCGCTCCTCTGACCCG comes from the Deinococcus sp. AJ005 genome and includes:
- a CDS encoding divergent PAP2 family protein; the encoded protein is MNSFAELLSNRWLWTAILASTAAQLVKVFLILLITRRWRPTAFMETGGMPSSHSAMVAALTTGVGLSEGVGSAIFAISSVFALIVMYDATGVRHSSGQQGALLNELISELKDVVRAGFAPLPVRVLLGHTYLEVLMGILLGIGAGFLAFRVL
- the folD gene encoding bifunctional methylenetetrahydrofolate dehydrogenase/methenyltetrahydrofolate cyclohydrolase FolD → MSARVLAGPPVAAALLADAAVRASRLPVSPNLVIVRVGDDPASASYVRGKSRKAEQVGLRSTVHALPETTSQAELLALIDTLNRDADVNGILVQLPLPAQIAEAAVLHAIDPRKDVDGFHPLNVGELWAGRPALTPCTPAGIMYLLEHYGIPVAGARAVIVGRSHLVGRPLAALLLNDDATVTVAHSRTRDLGGVTREADILVAAAGHPALITPDMVKPGATVIDVGINRVLNAEGRGHLVGDVHPDVAAVAGALTPVPGGVGPMTVAQLLANTVRAAELQHAAHPTAASINAAQTDAVQTNSGVVGELVR